The genomic region TCGCGATGGTCGAGGAGCGTGGCCAAGAGGCGCTTGGCGTCCAGATGGACGTCTCGAAGGAGGCCACCGTCGAGCGCGCGGTGGGGGAGGCGATCGACGAGTTCGGTCGGATCGACATTCTGGCGAACAACGCCGGCGTCGCGCCGCCGGGCGCGCTGATGGAGATCGACGAGGCGACGTGGGATCAGGCGCTCGACGTGAACCTCAAGGGGATGTGGCTGTGCGCCAAGCACGTCGGCAACCACATGATCGAGCGCGGCGAGGGCGGGCGGATCGTCAACACGTCTTCGACCGCCGGCTTCGTCGCCTCGCCAGGATTAGGTCACTACACGGCCGCTAAGCACGGCGTGATCGGCCTCACGCAGACGCTGGCGATGGAGCTGGCGCAGTACGACATCACCGTCAACGCTGTCTGTCCGTCCGCGGTCGACACGCCGATGACCGGCGGCATCGTCGAGTCGATCGGCGAGGAGATGGCCGAGGTCGCCGAACAGTCCGGGCCCGACAACGTGCTCGGCGAGATCGTCCAGCCAGAGGACGTCAGC from Natronoarchaeum mannanilyticum harbors:
- a CDS encoding mycofactocin-coupled SDR family oxidoreductase produces the protein MVEYDFDGQVAFVTGAGRGQGRSHAVTYAENGADVVATDICETPDDAQYDMSGEDDLAETVAMVEERGQEALGVQMDVSKEATVERAVGEAIDEFGRIDILANNAGVAPPGALMEIDEATWDQALDVNLKGMWLCAKHVGNHMIERGEGGRIVNTSSTAGFVASPGLGHYTAAKHGVIGLTQTLAMELAQYDITVNAVCPSAVDTPMTGGIVESIGEEMAEVAEQSGPDNVLGEIVQPEDVSAAFMWLSSDDARFVTGIALPVAAGATAI